The DNA sequence TAGGTGCGTATGCCGTTTAAAAATACGAAAACGGCAAAACCGGCTGCTGACAGGAAAATAGCGTCAATGACCAGCAGCGGCAGCATGTTGGAATACACGACTTTTCCTGCCGGGATATTGCCCAAGGTGCCTACCAGCTTCATGATGGCCAAAATGAGCAATACCGGGAAGGCAATGAGCAGAGGCAAGAACTTGGGTTGGCTGACGAGCCGGGCCAAGAAGCTGGGGGTGGAATAATGTTCAATGGTCGCCTGCCGCATGGCGCCTATTACCTCGCCGGGGTTGGCGCCCCGGGGGCAGTAGGCGGTGCAGTCGCCGCAATAATGGCAGAGCCAGATATCGGGGTCTTTGTAGATCTGGTCTTTCAAACCCCACTGGGCCATGATCATCTCTTTGCGGGGATACGGGCTGTCATCCGGGGAAATATTGCAGACCACGGAGCAGGTGGCGCACTGGAAGCATTTCTTCAGTGACTCACCGCCATATTCCTGCAGGCGCTTGACAAATTGAAGGTCAGATTTGATTACGGTTTCTTCAGCCATGTGTTAACCTCCTAGAACTCCTTATAGGGGTTCGGTCCGATTTCTTCTACCCGCGCCACAAAATCATCGATCATCTTCGGCAGTCTGTCGAAATCGGAAATGGCTACTTCAAAGAACTGGGCCCGCTCGGATTCCAGGCCCAGACGGTCCAGGGTTTCCTGCAGCTTTGACATGCGATAGTTCGCCAGTTCACTGCCCTTGGCAAAGTGGCACTGATAATCATCGCCATATTTGCAGCCCAAGAGCATGATGCCATCGATGCCGCGAGAGAGGGCGTCAGCGATCCACACCAGGTTAAAGGAACCCAGGCAACGTACGGGGATAAACCGGACTGCCGGGTGCAGGCGTAGTTTGTGGAGCGCCGCGGCGTCAATGGCCGGATAGGCATCGTTTTCGCAGACAAAAGCAACAATTCGGACGCCTTCATCCGGAATATCCAGAGCCTTGACCATGGAGCCGACGATATCAACGCTAAAGTCCTTGAAATTGACAATACGCTCCGGACAGGCGCCCATACAGGTACCGCAACGCCGGCAGCGATTGATTTTATAGAAGGGCGTACCTTTTTCATCTTCCTCGATGGCGCCAAAGGGACACTCTTCCGTGCAGCGTTTACAGGAAGTGCAACGCTGCATAAATGGGTCTGGGAAGGTGGTGTCCCAGGCTCGCGGATGCACGGCGATGCCCTTGGAGGTATGTTCCAGGCACTGGTAAGCCTTCAGGGCAGCGCCAGCCGCGTCTTCCATGGCGGTGGCGATATCCATGGGCTGGCGTACGGCTCCGGCGGCATAGACGCCGGTACGCCTGGTTTCATACTGGAAGCAGATGAAATTGGAGTCGGCAAAACCCTGGAACAGGTCCAGATCGGGCAGACCCGGTCCCTGCCGATAATTCAGATTCAGCACCGGGTTATCAACAGTGACCGGAACCAGACCGGTGGCTAGAACCACCAAATCGGCTTCGATTTTGATCCTCTCGCCCAACAGGGTGTTTTCGGCAATTACCGCCAGAGTGCCATCATCAGCCACGTTGACGCCGGTGATGTCGCCTTTGGTGAGCAGGATGCCCGGGTCATTTTGGGTATGTTTATAAAACAGCTCATACTGGCCCGGTGTCCGCATATCCCGATAAATGATATACGCCAGGGCGTCGGGATTCATCTGTCGGACGTATCTTGCCTGTTTTAACGAAGTATTGCAGCAAAAGGCGGAGCAGTAGGGCAGATGTTCGGGGTCACGGGAGCCGGCACACTGGATGAAGACCACCTTCTGTGCCGGTTTGCCATTGCTGGGGCGGAGAATCTTGCCTTCGGCGGCTAATTTTTCCATCTCCCAGTTGGTGACCACATCATCGGAGGCGCCGTATCCTAAATGACCCAATTTCGTGGGGTCATAGGGCTTGGCCCCGGCGGCCAGGATAACCGCACCGATTTTATAGACGTTTTCCTTGCCGCCAGTCTTGATGGTCACATCGTAGAGACCGGGTTGGCCATCGGTCTGGACCACTTCCGACTTTGTCAAGACCTTAATCTTCGGGTGGGAAAGCACCTCTTTGATCTTACTGAAGACCACCGGGATTTCCAGCTCTTGATAGGGGTAGGAGCGGGGAGTCTGTTGATACAGGCCGGCGGCGAGGCCACCCAGTTCGGCTTCTTTCTCCACCAGGACGACACTCTGGCCGAAATTAGCCGCTTCTAAAGCCGCGGTCAGCCCGGTGACGCCGCCGCCGATGACCAGGATGGATCGATCGATTTCGGCGGGGACCGCCTCTGGAATGTCGGACTTCTTGATCCTGGAACAGCCCATCAGAAGATAGTCCTCGGCCAGCGACTGGGTTTCTTCGGACATCGGCTCCTGGGTCCAGGCCACCAGTTCCCGGAGACCGACCCTTTCCGCTAAACAGCCGGGAAAATCGAACTCTTCATACTTCACCCGCGAGGAGCAGGCGGCGATAACAAAACAATTAATGCCCTCGGCGGCGATATCATTTTTAATGAATTCGATGCCTTCCGCACTACAGAGGACATCATGGGATTTAATGTGAGGCACCTTACCGGACTTACGAGCGGCTTTTTCCAGCCCCTCGAGGTTGACGGCTTCTGCTATGCCACAGCCCTTGCAGATATAGACGCCATATTTTCTTTCTTCCATCTGTTACCTCCCTACCGAGCTCTGAAGAGCCTTGATAGCGGCGCCGGTGGCGTCCTGGACGGACTTGGCCACGTCCAAGGGACTCTTCAGGCTGCCGACCGCATAAACTCCGGCGGGCAGGCCATTGGGGTCGATGAACCCTTCATCGGTGTATTTCAGAGCCATCGGGAGTTTATCGGTCTTGGTTGAAGGCACCATGCCCGTGGCCAGGACCACCAGGTCATAGGCGCGCCGCACCTTTTTGCCGGTGGCGGTGTCTTCAGCGATGACCTCAACAGTATCTCCGGGCGCCTGAGTTACTTTGGCGACCTTGCCGCGGATAAGCTCTACGTTTTCCCGATCCCGTACTTTCCAATAGAACTGTTCGTACCGACCCGGAGTGCGGATATCGATATAAAATACGGTGGCTTGAGCCTCCGGATCCAGATCCAAGAGGTAGGTGACCTGTTTCAGGGAGGCCATGCAGCAGATGTAGGAACAATAAGGCAGATGGTTTTCATCCCGGGAACCGGCACACTGGACAAAGGCAACGCTCTTGGGTTCCCTTCCATCCGAAGGACGGAGGATCTTGCCGCCAGTCGGGCCATTGGGGGCGGCTAACCGTTCCATTTGCATATTCGTTATGACATTGGCCACCTGACCGAAACCTAGATTGTCAATCTTGCTAGCGTCATACAGGTCCCAGCCACCGGCTAGGATGATGGATGTAACATCGACATTGACGGTCTGAGGGGCCATGGTGAGATCGATAGCGTTATACTCACAGGCCGAAACGCATTTCTGACAAGCCTCCCCTAAACAGACGTTCATATCGATGACGTACTGGAGCGGGAAAGCCATATCAAAGGGCAGATAGGCGGCTTTGTTATTGTCCAGACCATAATTGAAATCATTCACCCGTTCGACCGGGCAGACCTCGGCGCATTTGTTGCAGGCGACGCACTTGTCATTCACAAAGCGGGGCCGCAGGTTAATAGTGACATTAAAATTACCTTCCTGGCCGGTTATCTGGGTAATGTCGGCCATGGTATAGAAGGTAATATCCGGGTTAGTTTTTACCCGTCTAAAGTTGATCTCTAAACCACAGGTGGGAGGGCAGAGCTTGGGGAAATATTTGTTGAGCTGCGCCACGCGGCCACCCAGATAGGGAGTCTTTTCTACCAAGACTACCTGGGCGCCCGATTCCGCAGCTTCCAAAGCTGCCGTCAGGCCGCTCATACCGCCCCCGATGACAAGAATTTTCTTATTACTTGCGTTCACATCAGACCTCCTTCAGAACTTCCCGGCATCGGATATGGGATAAGGAGTTCCAAAGCTTCTGGATTTGCATGACAAAGTGGGAGGGGTGTGCTAGAGGTTTGGACTTTGGCCAAAATGGATCCACCCCAGGCGGATATTCCCCCGACCCACCCTTTAAGAATGAGGAAGTCGCCGCAATGTGGGGAGTATATGAATAAATCCGCATTCTTAAAGGGGGGTTGGAGGGTCTCACTGCATTCACAAAGATTTGGCCGTGGCCGGTCGTGGCCACGGCCACAGATGGCAAAACCCGGAGCGCCGGAGCGCCCCGGGGATCAGGCTAAATTTACTTTACCAACTGAACGTAAGGTTTGGTTTCAAACTTCCACTCGTTGGTCTTCATATCATACTGGGAAATGGTGAAGACCTTCCACTTGCTGTCGTCGATGGACAGGAAGTCGGAGCGATAGTAATAACCGGGGTAACGTGACTCTTCCCGGAACAGGATGTGGCGCAGATGAGCCTCGCCGGCGAGGATCCGGTGATACTGCTCCCAGGCCCGCATCAGTTCGTGCAGATCCCTGGCGGCCAACCGGGTGGCGTCTTCCTTCAGCAGGGTGAGGCGCTTCAGGCCCTCTTCCAACATAGTTTTGTTGGTCATGTACATGGGGGTAACGCCAGCGCAATATTCGTCCATCAGCTTCTGCAGGCGGGTCTGAACCTGTTTGGGCATCAGGTAGTTGGGGTTGATCTCCGGAGCGGTGCTGTAGTTTTTGTATTTCTCGAAGATCTCGAAGGGCAGATAGATCTCGGCGATCACCTCGTCAATATTCTGCGCGGCTTCCAGTTTGTCATCCTTGTGATCCAGGATGAAGGCCAAAGCGCCCTTGGCAGCCATACGGCCCTCAGCATGGGAACCGGAGGAGAACTTATGACCGGAGGCGCCGACGCCGTCACCGGCGGTGAACAGACCTTCGACGGTGGTCATACGGTCATAGCCCCAGAACCAGTCATCGGGGGCGCCCAGATATCCCTTGGAGGGACCGGAAACCCACAGTCCGGCGCAACCGGCATGGGAACCGAGCAGGTAGGGCTCGGAGGGGATGATTTCCGACGGAACCTTGTCAGGCTCCATGCTGAAGGAGGCCCACAGGGAGGCGGCGGAAATAGACATATCCAGGAAGTCTTCCCACGCCTCGGCTTCGAGGTGCTTGAGTTCTTTCTTGGAGAGAACCTTGGCCAGTTCCTGCATAGCCTTGTCGGTGTGCATCATGATGGGGCC is a window from the Desulfobacca acetoxidans DSM 11109 genome containing:
- a CDS encoding FAD-dependent oxidoreductase — translated: MEERKYGVYICKGCGIAEAVNLEGLEKAARKSGKVPHIKSHDVLCSAEGIEFIKNDIAAEGINCFVIAACSSRVKYEEFDFPGCLAERVGLRELVAWTQEPMSEETQSLAEDYLLMGCSRIKKSDIPEAVPAEIDRSILVIGGGVTGLTAALEAANFGQSVVLVEKEAELGGLAAGLYQQTPRSYPYQELEIPVVFSKIKEVLSHPKIKVLTKSEVVQTDGQPGLYDVTIKTGGKENVYKIGAVILAAGAKPYDPTKLGHLGYGASDDVVTNWEMEKLAAEGKILRPSNGKPAQKVVFIQCAGSRDPEHLPYCSAFCCNTSLKQARYVRQMNPDALAYIIYRDMRTPGQYELFYKHTQNDPGILLTKGDITGVNVADDGTLAVIAENTLLGERIKIEADLVVLATGLVPVTVDNPVLNLNYRQGPGLPDLDLFQGFADSNFICFQYETRRTGVYAAGAVRQPMDIATAMEDAAGAALKAYQCLEHTSKGIAVHPRAWDTTFPDPFMQRCTSCKRCTEECPFGAIEEDEKGTPFYKINRCRRCGTCMGACPERIVNFKDFSVDIVGSMVKALDIPDEGVRIVAFVCENDAYPAIDAAALHKLRLHPAVRFIPVRCLGSFNLVWIADALSRGIDGIMLLGCKYGDDYQCHFAKGSELANYRMSKLQETLDRLGLESERAQFFEVAISDFDRLPKMIDDFVARVEEIGPNPYKEF
- a CDS encoding CoB--CoM heterodisulfide reductase iron-sulfur subunit A family protein, with translation MNASNKKILVIGGGMSGLTAALEAAESGAQVVLVEKTPYLGGRVAQLNKYFPKLCPPTCGLEINFRRVKTNPDITFYTMADITQITGQEGNFNVTINLRPRFVNDKCVACNKCAEVCPVERVNDFNYGLDNNKAAYLPFDMAFPLQYVIDMNVCLGEACQKCVSACEYNAIDLTMAPQTVNVDVTSIILAGGWDLYDASKIDNLGFGQVANVITNMQMERLAAPNGPTGGKILRPSDGREPKSVAFVQCAGSRDENHLPYCSYICCMASLKQVTYLLDLDPEAQATVFYIDIRTPGRYEQFYWKVRDRENVELIRGKVAKVTQAPGDTVEVIAEDTATGKKVRRAYDLVVLATGMVPSTKTDKLPMALKYTDEGFIDPNGLPAGVYAVGSLKSPLDVAKSVQDATGAAIKALQSSVGR